From Pangasianodon hypophthalmus isolate fPanHyp1 chromosome 30, fPanHyp1.pri, whole genome shotgun sequence, a single genomic window includes:
- the LOC113528760 gene encoding cell adhesion molecule DSCAM-like, whose protein sequence is MPFGYLLIVGQRDSALTSSVSKQSDAARQGALPVESRDQVHASLPQGVFILIRHGAAVGQCVFSSNSLFGLMCVFGSSVRMQVCFLLLLIQLHVTEGCRLEGNREIKPITAYTGGSVLLPCSCTDLHTKPDTFTWRKITNETKWVEIPPESEQYKDRFQLVNDHSSGNFSLLISHLTEEDGGDYKCRLKESEYRDFKLTVVGCTRNRQTVTVTGYVGQSVLLPCSCSELQAKPHTFRWIFFKGSDRIKLFPKDQTNPYTDRVQLFNDHHPGNLSLLISHLTVEDGGWYRCKISNTIDVNVILIVKDAPTRPSTSTAVITTTSPNSKPGVTTKATKPTPVVKDKTTAHSETSSEKDAPTRPSTSTAVITTTSPNSKPGVTTKPTPVVKDKTTAHSETSSEKDAPTRPSTSTAVITTTSPNSKPGVTTKATKPTPVVKDKTTAHSETSSEKDAPTRPSTSTAVITTTSPNSKPGVTTKATKPTPVVKDKTTAHSETSSEKDAPTRPSTSTAVITTTSPNSKPGTTHH, encoded by the exons aTGCCATTCggctacctgctgatagtggggcagcgtgattcagCCCTCACTTCATCTGTATCTAaacagagtgatgcagcg CGCCAGGGCGCGCTCCCGGTGGAGTCACGTGACCAGGTGCACGCCTCTCTCCCGCAG GGTGTGTTCATTCTGATCAGACACGGTGCAGcagttggtcagtgtgtgtttagctcTAATTCTCTCTTtgggttaatgtgtgtgtttgggtccTCAGTAAGAATGCAGGTGtgttttcttctcctccttatACAGCTTCATGTCACTGAAG GCTGCAGGCTGgaaggaaacagagagataaaaccCATCACTGCATACACAGGAGGCTCAGTACTGCTGCCCTGCTCCTGCACTGACCTCCACACCAAACCTGACACCTTCACATGGAGGAAAATCACAAATGAAACGAAATGGGTAGAGATACCTCCTGAGAGTGAGCAGTACAAAGACAGATTTCAGCTGGTTAATGATCACTCTTCAGGAAATTTCTCTCTGCTCATATCACACCTGACtgaagaggatggaggagaTTACAAGTGTAGACTTAAAGAGAGTGAATACAGAGACTTCAAACTCACTGTTGTAG GTTGCACACGGAATCGTCAGACAGTGACTGTGACTGGATACGTGGGACAGTCTGTCCTTCtgccctgctcctgctctgaacTACAAGCCAAACCCCACACTTTCAGATGGATCTTTTTTAAAGGATCTGATCGCATAAAATTATTCCCAAAGGACCAGACAAATCCCTACACAGACAGAGTTCAGCTCTTTAATGATCATCATCCAGGAAATCTCTCTCTGCTCATATCACACCTGACTGtagaggatggaggatggtACAGGTGTAAGATCAGCAACACTATCGATGTAAACGTCATACTCATAGTAAAAG ACGCACCAACAAGACCTTCAACATCCACAGCAGTGATCACAACAACTTCACCTAATTCCAAACCAG GTGTCACAACAAAAGCTACAAAACCAACCCCAGTGGTCAAAGACAAAACAACTGCACACTCTGAAACATCTTCTGAAAAAG ACGCACCAACAAGACCTTCAACATCCACAGCAGTGATCACAACAACTTCACCTAATTCCAAACCAG GTGTCACAACAAAACCAACCCCAGTGGTCAAAGACAAAACAACTGCACACTCTGAAACATCTTCTGAAAAAG ACGCACCAACAAGACCTTCAACATCCACAGCAGTGATCACAACAACTTCACCTAATTCCAAACCAG GTGTCACAACAAAAGCTACAAAACCAACCCCAGTGGTCAAAGACAAAACAACTGCACACTCTGAAACATCTTCTGAAAAAG ACGCACCAACAAGACCTTCAACATCCACAGCAGTGATCACAACAACTTCACCTAATTCCAAACCAG GTGTCACAACAAAAGCTACAAAACCAACCCCAGTGGTCAAAGACAAAACAACTGCACACTCTGAAACATCTTCTGAAAAAG ACGCACCAACAAGACCTTCAACATCCACAGCAGTGATCACAACAACTTCACCTAATTCCAAACCAGGTACCACACACCACTGA